In one window of Haloprofundus halophilus DNA:
- a CDS encoding winged helix-turn-helix transcriptional regulator — MAETEAQNNVDRLVELLDGRLKKSEWEILVALAEADEPLTEDELAEATGYTERTVSKRVDTLEEQVHGGTLIQRDDDGNPYLHPQFAAAIRQYES; from the coding sequence ATGGCTGAGACTGAGGCTCAAAACAACGTCGACCGACTCGTCGAACTACTCGACGGTCGGCTGAAGAAGTCCGAATGGGAGATTCTCGTCGCGCTCGCCGAGGCGGACGAACCGCTCACCGAAGACGAGCTCGCCGAAGCGACCGGCTACACCGAGCGCACCGTCTCCAAACGCGTCGACACGCTCGAAGAGCAGGTCCACGGCGGCACCCTAATTCAGCGCGACGACGACGGCAATCCGTATCTCCACCCGCAGTTCGCCGCCGCGATTCGACAGTACGAGTCGTAA